A part of Neodiprion pinetum isolate iyNeoPine1 chromosome 4, iyNeoPine1.2, whole genome shotgun sequence genomic DNA contains:
- the centrocortin gene encoding uncharacterized protein centrocortin isoform X2, which translates to MGTRSMEVVWDSPAQINNNPIDRWDYAIELACLQGPDDLQLAAELGKTLLERNKELENHLKQQQNTIDEQAQEIEYMKKQTAALREVNDSRLRVYEQLEVSIQDLERANHRLALENSTDKKQIKSQSFNIETLEARCEELQRKLDELAAEHETLLRRHRTNDHTNNLPNRVTAIWQAKVSQDGSIEEDAAPPSPLPEKSADTSIRELASTLASDDEITELLRQLHEARNQRAREKKRVAELGEQLNSILQENSSLEEQLNMWRHKAEDMKNLQEEISTLEEVRQGLLCGRCLRGVDNRTHDALSIMLDQEEDDDLSLIESMTTESYRESDTPLPQEVGQKFQEEEVEDNPYRVLVEKYEALLEVQRHPAPCRKANGGGAGGCLSLQEELVMSGDFNSFINGSSSNQQESPPTQVASIKREVCALPAPKSTAIETRGNKGLRSACKKPFSGTPTDLSEAESSSSGFSDETSNKATQTDDPRSGSLLCSIADGEDCKFSIYDDASPIESRFRKTPEYRQLFREIFGVLKRAAEAKDEGEKLPLLDDAPGSSPSRVPPVSVDGNNYSSHQSTLKENAPSEFTDDNQSVVSSVVSEPPYRSTPDFGAQKTGRHEPSQSAKPANNSSSSVNGTEEQTKANGIGTRQGIHLTPIKRQPLEYLSVGVNVRKKSSAKKNSSTKRMQVGAGERPTTPDSAQATNSNRTKPNSAGRRRFRAPNFGPEQAENGGSNGAVWNGNTLNFFPSKTIGKDTMQSNGGTPPNTKQSNCSFVRYVSEHHSTTYEYRPGTASAEVARLKRLEMSYAEALRMPNKPKTSPNSNSSSSINRSINRRH; encoded by the exons ATCTCCAGCTGGCCGCCGAACTCGGGAAGACCTTACTCGAGCGCAACAAGGAGCTAGAGAATCATCTTAAGCAGCAGCAGAACACGATCGACGAGCAGGCGCAGGAGATTGAG TACATGAAAAAGCAAACTGCGGCTTTGAGGGAGGTAAACGATTCTCGATTGAGGGTCTACGAGCAGCTGGAAGTAAGCATACAGGATTTGGAGCGGGCAAACCATCGCCTGGCCCTCGAAAATTCCACGGATAAGAAACAAATCAAGAG CCAGAGTTTTAACATCGAAACTCTCGAAGCTCGATGCGAAGAATTACAGAGAAAATTGGATGAGCTTGCCGCCGAACACGAAACTCTGCTTCGTCGACATCGCACCAATGATCATACGAATAATTTGCCAAATCGCGTCACCGCAATTTGGCAGGCCAAGGTATCGCAGGATGGCAGCATTGAAGAG GACGCTGCCCCACCTAGCCCGTTGCCTGAAAAATCTGCGGATACGAGTATAAGAGAGCTGGCTTCCACACTGGCTAGCGACGATGAAATCACAGAGTTATTGCGGCAGCTTCACGAGGCGCGAAATCAGAGGGCAcgggagaaaaagagagtCGCGGAGCTTGGCGAACAGCTCAATTCAATCCTCCAGGAAAATTCGAGTCTCGAAGAGCAGCTCAATATGTGGCGACACAAGGCTGAGGACATGAAAAATCTCCAGGAAGAAATCAGCACTCTCGAAGAAGTCAG ACAAGGGCTCCTCTGCGGTCGGTGTTTGCGCGGCGTTGACAACAGGACGCACGATGCGCTCTCGATAATGTTGGACCAAGAGGAGGATGACGATCTGAGCCTGATCGAATCCATGACGACTGAAAGCTACAGGGAATCCGATACTCCTCTACCGCAG GAAGTTGGTCAGAAATTCCAGGAAGAAGAGGTTGAGGACAACCCTTACAGGGTTCTCGTCGAGAAATATGAAGCTTTGCTCGAGGTGCAGCGGCACCCGGCACCGTGTAGAAAGGCGAACGGAGGGGGAGCCGGGGGCTGCTTGTCGCTCCAAGAAGAGCTGGTTATGTCGGGAGATTTCAACAGCTTTATAAACGGCTCTTCGTCCAACCAGCAGGAATCGCCGCCGACGCAGGTCGCGAGTATAAAGCGCGAAGTCTGCGCGTTACCGGCGCCGAAATCCACCGCTATCGAAACTCGCGGCAATAAGGGACTCAGGTCGGCGTGCAAAAAGCCCTTCTCCGGCACCCCGACCGACCTCTCGGAGGCCGAGTCATCGTCCTCTGGGTTCTCAGACGAGACCAGCAACAAGGCGACGCAAACGGACGACCCGCGGTCGGGCTCGCTTCTCTGCTCCATCGCCGACGGCGAGGACTGCAAGTTCAGCATCTATGACGACGCCAGCCCCATCGAAAGCCGTTTTCGCAAGACTCCGGAGTACAGGCAGCTGTTCCGCGAAATATTCGGTGTTCTGAAACGCGCCGCCGAAGCGAAGGACGAGGGCGAGAAGCTCCCTCTTCTCGACGACGCCCCCGGCTCATCACCATCCAGGGTTCCTCCGGTCAGCGTTGACGGCAACAATTACT CGAGCCACCAATCTACCTTGAAGGAAAACGCTCCGAGCGAATTCACCGACGACAATCAGAGCGTAGTTTCTTCGGTCGTTTCCGAGCCACCGTACAGAAGCACCCCCGATTTTGGGGCGCAGAAAACAGGTCGACACGAGCCCTCGCAGTCGGCGAAACCTGCCAACAATTCGTCTTCTAGCGTTAACGGAACCGAGGAGCAAACTAAGGCAAATGGGATTGGAACGAGGCAGGGGATCCACCTCACCCCGATAAAACGACAGCCCCTTGAGTACCTCTCGGTCGGAGTGAACGTGAGGAAAAAGTCATCGGCGAAGAAGAACAGTTCGACTAAGAGAATGCAGGTGGGCGCCGGTGAAAGGCCGACGACACCGGATTCTGCTCAGGCGACCAACAGCAACAGGACGAAGCCGAACAGCGCGGGCAGGAGGAGATTCCGGGCGCCGAATTTCGGGCCAGAACAGGCGGAGAATGGAGGAAGTAACGGGGCCGTGTGGAACGGTAACACGCTGAATTTCTTCCCGAGCAAAACGATTGGCAAGGACACCATGCAGAGCAACGGGGGAACACCGCCGAACACCAAACAGAGCAACTGCTCGTTCGTGAGATACGTCAGCGAGCATCATAGCACGACGTACGAGTACCGACCGGGCACAGCGTCAGCCGAAGTTGCGCGTCTCAAACGACTCGAAATGTCCTACGCGGAGGCACTCCGCATGCCAAATAAACCAAAAACGTCACCTAATAGTAACAGTAGTAGTAGCATTAATCGTAGTATCAATCGTCGACATTaa
- the centrocortin gene encoding cerebellar degeneration-related protein 2 isoform X3 — protein MSSVVSSIGGVRCLTDEEADHNMLQDLQLAAELGKTLLERNKELENHLKQQQNTIDEQAQEIEYMKKQTAALREVNDSRLRVYEQLEVSIQDLERANHRLALENSTDKKQIKSQSFNIETLEARCEELQRKLDELAAEHETLLRRHRTNDHTNNLPNRVTAIWQAKVSQDGSIEEDAAPPSPLPEKSADTSIRELASTLASDDEITELLRQLHEARNQRAREKKRVAELGEQLNSILQENSSLEEQLNMWRHKAEDMKNLQEEISTLEEVRQGLLCGRCLRGVDNRTHDALSIMLDQEEDDDLSLIESMTTESYRESDTPLPQEVGQKFQEEEVEDNPYRVLVEKYEALLEVQRHPAPCRKANGGGAGGCLSLQEELVMSGDFNSFINGSSSNQQESPPTQVASIKREVCALPAPKSTAIETRGNKGLRSACKKPFSGTPTDLSEAESSSSGFSDETSNKATQTDDPRSGSLLCSIADGEDCKFSIYDDASPIESRFRKTPEYRQLFREIFGVLKRAAEAKDEGEKLPLLDDAPGSSPSRVPPVSVDGNNYSSHQSTLKENAPSEFTDDNQSVVSSVVSEPPYRSTPDFGAQKTGRHEPSQSAKPANNSSSSVNGTEEQTKANGIGTRQGIHLTPIKRQPLEYLSVGVNVRKKSSAKKNSSTKRMQVGAGERPTTPDSAQATNSNRTKPNSAGRRRFRAPNFGPEQAENGGSNGAVWNGNTLNFFPSKTIGKDTMQSNGGTPPNTKQSNCSFVRYVSEHHSTTYEYRPGTASAEVARLKRLEMSYAEALRMPNKPKTSPNSNSSSSINRSINRRH, from the exons ATCTCCAGCTGGCCGCCGAACTCGGGAAGACCTTACTCGAGCGCAACAAGGAGCTAGAGAATCATCTTAAGCAGCAGCAGAACACGATCGACGAGCAGGCGCAGGAGATTGAG TACATGAAAAAGCAAACTGCGGCTTTGAGGGAGGTAAACGATTCTCGATTGAGGGTCTACGAGCAGCTGGAAGTAAGCATACAGGATTTGGAGCGGGCAAACCATCGCCTGGCCCTCGAAAATTCCACGGATAAGAAACAAATCAAGAG CCAGAGTTTTAACATCGAAACTCTCGAAGCTCGATGCGAAGAATTACAGAGAAAATTGGATGAGCTTGCCGCCGAACACGAAACTCTGCTTCGTCGACATCGCACCAATGATCATACGAATAATTTGCCAAATCGCGTCACCGCAATTTGGCAGGCCAAGGTATCGCAGGATGGCAGCATTGAAGAG GACGCTGCCCCACCTAGCCCGTTGCCTGAAAAATCTGCGGATACGAGTATAAGAGAGCTGGCTTCCACACTGGCTAGCGACGATGAAATCACAGAGTTATTGCGGCAGCTTCACGAGGCGCGAAATCAGAGGGCAcgggagaaaaagagagtCGCGGAGCTTGGCGAACAGCTCAATTCAATCCTCCAGGAAAATTCGAGTCTCGAAGAGCAGCTCAATATGTGGCGACACAAGGCTGAGGACATGAAAAATCTCCAGGAAGAAATCAGCACTCTCGAAGAAGTCAG ACAAGGGCTCCTCTGCGGTCGGTGTTTGCGCGGCGTTGACAACAGGACGCACGATGCGCTCTCGATAATGTTGGACCAAGAGGAGGATGACGATCTGAGCCTGATCGAATCCATGACGACTGAAAGCTACAGGGAATCCGATACTCCTCTACCGCAG GAAGTTGGTCAGAAATTCCAGGAAGAAGAGGTTGAGGACAACCCTTACAGGGTTCTCGTCGAGAAATATGAAGCTTTGCTCGAGGTGCAGCGGCACCCGGCACCGTGTAGAAAGGCGAACGGAGGGGGAGCCGGGGGCTGCTTGTCGCTCCAAGAAGAGCTGGTTATGTCGGGAGATTTCAACAGCTTTATAAACGGCTCTTCGTCCAACCAGCAGGAATCGCCGCCGACGCAGGTCGCGAGTATAAAGCGCGAAGTCTGCGCGTTACCGGCGCCGAAATCCACCGCTATCGAAACTCGCGGCAATAAGGGACTCAGGTCGGCGTGCAAAAAGCCCTTCTCCGGCACCCCGACCGACCTCTCGGAGGCCGAGTCATCGTCCTCTGGGTTCTCAGACGAGACCAGCAACAAGGCGACGCAAACGGACGACCCGCGGTCGGGCTCGCTTCTCTGCTCCATCGCCGACGGCGAGGACTGCAAGTTCAGCATCTATGACGACGCCAGCCCCATCGAAAGCCGTTTTCGCAAGACTCCGGAGTACAGGCAGCTGTTCCGCGAAATATTCGGTGTTCTGAAACGCGCCGCCGAAGCGAAGGACGAGGGCGAGAAGCTCCCTCTTCTCGACGACGCCCCCGGCTCATCACCATCCAGGGTTCCTCCGGTCAGCGTTGACGGCAACAATTACT CGAGCCACCAATCTACCTTGAAGGAAAACGCTCCGAGCGAATTCACCGACGACAATCAGAGCGTAGTTTCTTCGGTCGTTTCCGAGCCACCGTACAGAAGCACCCCCGATTTTGGGGCGCAGAAAACAGGTCGACACGAGCCCTCGCAGTCGGCGAAACCTGCCAACAATTCGTCTTCTAGCGTTAACGGAACCGAGGAGCAAACTAAGGCAAATGGGATTGGAACGAGGCAGGGGATCCACCTCACCCCGATAAAACGACAGCCCCTTGAGTACCTCTCGGTCGGAGTGAACGTGAGGAAAAAGTCATCGGCGAAGAAGAACAGTTCGACTAAGAGAATGCAGGTGGGCGCCGGTGAAAGGCCGACGACACCGGATTCTGCTCAGGCGACCAACAGCAACAGGACGAAGCCGAACAGCGCGGGCAGGAGGAGATTCCGGGCGCCGAATTTCGGGCCAGAACAGGCGGAGAATGGAGGAAGTAACGGGGCCGTGTGGAACGGTAACACGCTGAATTTCTTCCCGAGCAAAACGATTGGCAAGGACACCATGCAGAGCAACGGGGGAACACCGCCGAACACCAAACAGAGCAACTGCTCGTTCGTGAGATACGTCAGCGAGCATCATAGCACGACGTACGAGTACCGACCGGGCACAGCGTCAGCCGAAGTTGCGCGTCTCAAACGACTCGAAATGTCCTACGCGGAGGCACTCCGCATGCCAAATAAACCAAAAACGTCACCTAATAGTAACAGTAGTAGTAGCATTAATCGTAGTATCAATCGTCGACATTaa
- the centrocortin gene encoding uncharacterized protein centrocortin isoform X4 has translation MKKQTAALREVNDSRLRVYEQLEVSIQDLERANHRLALENSTDKKQIKSQSFNIETLEARCEELQRKLDELAAEHETLLRRHRTNDHTNNLPNRVTAIWQAKVSQDGSIEEDAAPPSPLPEKSADTSIRELASTLASDDEITELLRQLHEARNQRAREKKRVAELGEQLNSILQENSSLEEQLNMWRHKAEDMKNLQEEISTLEEVRQGLLCGRCLRGVDNRTHDALSIMLDQEEDDDLSLIESMTTESYRESDTPLPQEVGQKFQEEEVEDNPYRVLVEKYEALLEVQRHPAPCRKANGGGAGGCLSLQEELVMSGDFNSFINGSSSNQQESPPTQVASIKREVCALPAPKSTAIETRGNKGLRSACKKPFSGTPTDLSEAESSSSGFSDETSNKATQTDDPRSGSLLCSIADGEDCKFSIYDDASPIESRFRKTPEYRQLFREIFGVLKRAAEAKDEGEKLPLLDDAPGSSPSRVPPVSVDGNNYSSHQSTLKENAPSEFTDDNQSVVSSVVSEPPYRSTPDFGAQKTGRHEPSQSAKPANNSSSSVNGTEEQTKANGIGTRQGIHLTPIKRQPLEYLSVGVNVRKKSSAKKNSSTKRMQVGAGERPTTPDSAQATNSNRTKPNSAGRRRFRAPNFGPEQAENGGSNGAVWNGNTLNFFPSKTIGKDTMQSNGGTPPNTKQSNCSFVRYVSEHHSTTYEYRPGTASAEVARLKRLEMSYAEALRMPNKPKTSPNSNSSSSINRSINRRH, from the exons ATGAAAAAGCAAACTGCGGCTTTGAGGGAGGTAAACGATTCTCGATTGAGGGTCTACGAGCAGCTGGAAGTAAGCATACAGGATTTGGAGCGGGCAAACCATCGCCTGGCCCTCGAAAATTCCACGGATAAGAAACAAATCAAGAG CCAGAGTTTTAACATCGAAACTCTCGAAGCTCGATGCGAAGAATTACAGAGAAAATTGGATGAGCTTGCCGCCGAACACGAAACTCTGCTTCGTCGACATCGCACCAATGATCATACGAATAATTTGCCAAATCGCGTCACCGCAATTTGGCAGGCCAAGGTATCGCAGGATGGCAGCATTGAAGAG GACGCTGCCCCACCTAGCCCGTTGCCTGAAAAATCTGCGGATACGAGTATAAGAGAGCTGGCTTCCACACTGGCTAGCGACGATGAAATCACAGAGTTATTGCGGCAGCTTCACGAGGCGCGAAATCAGAGGGCAcgggagaaaaagagagtCGCGGAGCTTGGCGAACAGCTCAATTCAATCCTCCAGGAAAATTCGAGTCTCGAAGAGCAGCTCAATATGTGGCGACACAAGGCTGAGGACATGAAAAATCTCCAGGAAGAAATCAGCACTCTCGAAGAAGTCAG ACAAGGGCTCCTCTGCGGTCGGTGTTTGCGCGGCGTTGACAACAGGACGCACGATGCGCTCTCGATAATGTTGGACCAAGAGGAGGATGACGATCTGAGCCTGATCGAATCCATGACGACTGAAAGCTACAGGGAATCCGATACTCCTCTACCGCAG GAAGTTGGTCAGAAATTCCAGGAAGAAGAGGTTGAGGACAACCCTTACAGGGTTCTCGTCGAGAAATATGAAGCTTTGCTCGAGGTGCAGCGGCACCCGGCACCGTGTAGAAAGGCGAACGGAGGGGGAGCCGGGGGCTGCTTGTCGCTCCAAGAAGAGCTGGTTATGTCGGGAGATTTCAACAGCTTTATAAACGGCTCTTCGTCCAACCAGCAGGAATCGCCGCCGACGCAGGTCGCGAGTATAAAGCGCGAAGTCTGCGCGTTACCGGCGCCGAAATCCACCGCTATCGAAACTCGCGGCAATAAGGGACTCAGGTCGGCGTGCAAAAAGCCCTTCTCCGGCACCCCGACCGACCTCTCGGAGGCCGAGTCATCGTCCTCTGGGTTCTCAGACGAGACCAGCAACAAGGCGACGCAAACGGACGACCCGCGGTCGGGCTCGCTTCTCTGCTCCATCGCCGACGGCGAGGACTGCAAGTTCAGCATCTATGACGACGCCAGCCCCATCGAAAGCCGTTTTCGCAAGACTCCGGAGTACAGGCAGCTGTTCCGCGAAATATTCGGTGTTCTGAAACGCGCCGCCGAAGCGAAGGACGAGGGCGAGAAGCTCCCTCTTCTCGACGACGCCCCCGGCTCATCACCATCCAGGGTTCCTCCGGTCAGCGTTGACGGCAACAATTACT CGAGCCACCAATCTACCTTGAAGGAAAACGCTCCGAGCGAATTCACCGACGACAATCAGAGCGTAGTTTCTTCGGTCGTTTCCGAGCCACCGTACAGAAGCACCCCCGATTTTGGGGCGCAGAAAACAGGTCGACACGAGCCCTCGCAGTCGGCGAAACCTGCCAACAATTCGTCTTCTAGCGTTAACGGAACCGAGGAGCAAACTAAGGCAAATGGGATTGGAACGAGGCAGGGGATCCACCTCACCCCGATAAAACGACAGCCCCTTGAGTACCTCTCGGTCGGAGTGAACGTGAGGAAAAAGTCATCGGCGAAGAAGAACAGTTCGACTAAGAGAATGCAGGTGGGCGCCGGTGAAAGGCCGACGACACCGGATTCTGCTCAGGCGACCAACAGCAACAGGACGAAGCCGAACAGCGCGGGCAGGAGGAGATTCCGGGCGCCGAATTTCGGGCCAGAACAGGCGGAGAATGGAGGAAGTAACGGGGCCGTGTGGAACGGTAACACGCTGAATTTCTTCCCGAGCAAAACGATTGGCAAGGACACCATGCAGAGCAACGGGGGAACACCGCCGAACACCAAACAGAGCAACTGCTCGTTCGTGAGATACGTCAGCGAGCATCATAGCACGACGTACGAGTACCGACCGGGCACAGCGTCAGCCGAAGTTGCGCGTCTCAAACGACTCGAAATGTCCTACGCGGAGGCACTCCGCATGCCAAATAAACCAAAAACGTCACCTAATAGTAACAGTAGTAGTAGCATTAATCGTAGTATCAATCGTCGACATTaa